In Haemorhous mexicanus isolate bHaeMex1 chromosome 21, bHaeMex1.pri, whole genome shotgun sequence, the following proteins share a genomic window:
- the POLE3 gene encoding DNA polymerase epsilon subunit 3, whose product MAERPEDLNLPNAVITRIIKEALPDGVNISKEARSAISRAASVFVLYATSCANNFAMKGKRKTLNAGDVLSAMEEMEFQRFVAPLKESLEVYRREQKGKKEARKDKDKKADSEEQDKSREEDNDDDDERMEEEEQNDEEEVDN is encoded by the exons ATGGCGGAGAGACCGGAGGACCTGAACCTGCCCAACGCCGTCATCACCCGCATCATCAAGGAGGCG CTCCCTGATGGAGTCAATATTTCCAAAGAAGCCCGGAGCGCGATCTCCCGAGCAGCGAGTGTGTTTGTGCTGTATGCAACATCATG TGCAAATAACTTTGCCAtgaaggggaagagaaaaaccCTGAATGCTGGGGATGTGCTCTCTGCCATGGAGGAGATGGAGTTCCAGAGATTCGTGGCCCCTCTGAAGGAATCCCTGGAAG tTTACAGGCGggagcagaaaggaaagaaagaggccAGGAAAGATAAAGACAAGAAGGCAGACTCGGAAGAGCAAGATAAGAGCCGAGAGGAGGACAATGATGACGATGATGAgaggatggaggaggaagaaCAAAACGATGAGGAAGAAGTGGACAACTGA